In Symmachiella dynata, the following are encoded in one genomic region:
- a CDS encoding DUF975 family protein gives MSIEFHCPHCDKYLKTKEDKAGRMADCPGCGQQIEVPSISDFRYQETDAEMTGPIDYGDVDVISEETKPCPMCGQEVKAAAVKCRFCGEEFGPQPLADGEIRPTVIDVGEVMGTSWEIFKANLGACVGATIVVLMLNGFVQQGVGGVQTLILGDQPGNQMGLFIVIQLIGFLISFAFQTWLTVGQTIFFLNVARGKEATIGQVFTGGAMLPNALGAQILFTIMYMIGFVLLIVPGIIIALMFSQNLPLIADRNLSVMDALQTSREITNGNKLSLFTLFLALFGLMIVGILACCVGVFFTASYGTLMLVVAYLRMTGQHVAVR, from the coding sequence ATGTCGATCGAGTTTCATTGTCCTCACTGCGATAAGTATCTCAAGACCAAGGAGGACAAAGCGGGACGGATGGCGGATTGTCCCGGCTGCGGCCAACAGATCGAAGTGCCAAGCATCTCCGATTTTCGCTACCAGGAAACCGACGCTGAGATGACCGGTCCGATTGATTACGGTGATGTCGATGTGATCTCCGAAGAGACCAAGCCCTGTCCGATGTGCGGACAAGAGGTCAAAGCGGCGGCGGTTAAGTGCCGGTTTTGTGGGGAGGAATTTGGCCCGCAGCCGTTAGCCGACGGCGAGATTCGCCCGACGGTGATTGACGTGGGTGAGGTGATGGGGACGAGCTGGGAGATTTTTAAGGCCAATTTGGGGGCATGTGTGGGCGCGACCATTGTCGTGCTGATGCTCAATGGATTTGTACAACAGGGAGTTGGCGGAGTGCAGACGCTGATTCTTGGCGATCAGCCGGGGAATCAGATGGGCCTATTTATTGTCATCCAACTCATCGGGTTTTTGATTTCATTTGCTTTCCAAACGTGGCTTACCGTGGGGCAGACGATCTTCTTTTTGAATGTGGCGCGAGGCAAGGAGGCGACGATCGGCCAAGTCTTTACCGGTGGTGCGATGTTGCCAAACGCATTGGGCGCGCAGATCCTATTTACAATCATGTACATGATCGGGTTTGTTCTGCTGATTGTGCCTGGGATAATCATCGCGTTGATGTTCAGCCAGAATCTGCCCTTAATCGCCGATCGGAATCTATCGGTGATGGATGCCTTACAAACATCTCGTGAAATCACGAATGGCAACAAGCTGAGCTTGTTCACCCTGTTTCTGGCACTATTCGGTCTGATGATTGTCGGTATCTTAGCCTGTTGTGTGGGCGTGTTTTTCACCGCCAGCTATGGGACGCTGATGTTGGTTGTCGCCTATCTGCGCATGACCGGACAACATGTGGCTGTTCGATGA
- a CDS encoding 2-oxoacid:acceptor oxidoreductase family protein produces the protein MATDALDRTTGTPDEEHHESKFQYPGIPTTCDGAEAVVWVETKISQGSGAFPITSSTTMGSGFNAAMMNGIPNMWGDQLVFVEPESEHSAATFCEGFAVAGGRVTNFTSGQGLVLMKEVLYTISGKRLPVVFNIGARALTSHSLNVHAGHDDVMSVADCGWGILFGRNAQEAGDLCLISRRAAEASVTPFLNVQDGFLTTHTVESVRLPEEEFMKEFIGKPEDKLMNLMDTDNPLMSGVVQNQDSYMKGKLAQRWYYDQVEPALEEAFEEFYRNTGRKYDFVDGYRCEDAEYILVGIGSYMETAQITIDYLRDEKGIKAGCLNIYCFRPFPSRQIVEALEHCKAFTVIERMDDPLSTTGNHLTREIKAAFCDAMTGQNGVEKIDRIPKIYHGAAGLGSRDVRPGDIIAIFDNMMTDSQDFFSVGIKHSTSLEIKEDPDLRPPGAFSMRGHSVGGFGSVTTNKVIATIGGQVFGKDVQAYPKYGSEKKGLPTTYYLTIADSHIFSHSELAYVDLVVLNDSNALISGNPLTGMVDGGAIVMQSPYSDPAEVWKRVPPHHQQTIREKQLRLNFLDMVSIARDVASVADLEMRMQGIVLLGAFLKLTPFSQDAAMSDDEVYAGVEKALRKYFGKRGEQVVQDNLTCVKRGYSEMNEVPRDIINNGHP, from the coding sequence ATGGCTACGGATGCGTTAGATCGTACGACCGGAACCCCGGATGAAGAACACCACGAGTCGAAATTCCAATATCCAGGAATTCCGACGACGTGCGACGGTGCCGAAGCGGTCGTCTGGGTTGAAACTAAAATCTCCCAAGGATCGGGAGCCTTTCCGATCACCAGCTCCACGACCATGGGCAGCGGCTTCAACGCGGCCATGATGAACGGCATCCCCAACATGTGGGGTGACCAGTTGGTCTTTGTCGAGCCGGAAAGCGAACACTCCGCTGCCACATTCTGCGAAGGCTTTGCCGTCGCCGGCGGCCGCGTGACCAACTTTACCTCCGGGCAAGGCCTCGTGCTGATGAAGGAGGTGCTTTACACCATCTCCGGCAAACGCCTGCCGGTGGTCTTCAACATCGGGGCCCGCGCACTGACCAGCCACAGCCTCAATGTCCATGCCGGGCACGACGACGTGATGAGCGTTGCCGATTGCGGCTGGGGCATCTTGTTTGGCCGCAACGCGCAGGAAGCGGGCGATTTGTGTCTCATCAGCCGCCGCGCCGCGGAAGCCTCCGTCACGCCGTTTTTGAATGTGCAGGATGGTTTTTTGACCACGCACACCGTCGAATCGGTCCGGCTACCCGAAGAAGAATTCATGAAGGAATTCATCGGCAAGCCGGAAGACAAACTGATGAATCTGATGGACACCGACAATCCGCTGATGTCGGGCGTCGTCCAAAACCAAGACTCCTACATGAAAGGCAAATTGGCGCAGCGTTGGTATTACGACCAAGTCGAACCGGCCTTGGAAGAAGCCTTTGAAGAGTTCTACCGCAATACCGGGCGGAAATATGACTTCGTCGACGGCTATCGCTGCGAAGATGCCGAGTACATTCTGGTCGGCATCGGGTCTTATATGGAGACCGCCCAGATCACGATCGATTACCTCCGCGACGAAAAAGGGATCAAAGCGGGCTGCCTGAATATCTATTGCTTCCGCCCCTTCCCGTCCCGGCAGATTGTCGAAGCACTGGAACATTGCAAGGCGTTTACGGTGATTGAGCGGATGGATGATCCACTCTCCACGACCGGGAACCACCTGACCCGCGAAATCAAAGCGGCGTTTTGTGATGCGATGACCGGGCAAAATGGTGTGGAGAAGATCGACCGCATCCCCAAAATCTACCACGGAGCCGCTGGACTCGGCAGCCGCGATGTGCGTCCGGGCGACATCATCGCCATCTTCGACAACATGATGACCGACTCCCAAGATTTCTTCTCCGTCGGCATCAAACACTCCACGTCGTTAGAGATCAAAGAAGACCCCGATTTGCGTCCCCCAGGTGCCTTCTCCATGCGGGGGCACTCGGTCGGCGGGTTCGGCTCGGTGACCACCAACAAAGTGATCGCCACCATCGGCGGACAGGTCTTCGGCAAGGACGTCCAGGCGTACCCGAAATACGGCTCGGAAAAGAAAGGCCTGCCGACGACCTATTATCTGACGATCGCCGATTCGCATATTTTTTCCCATAGTGAATTGGCTTACGTCGATCTGGTTGTGCTCAACGATTCCAACGCGCTTATCAGCGGCAACCCGCTCACCGGCATGGTGGATGGCGGAGCCATCGTGATGCAAAGCCCTTATTCCGATCCCGCGGAGGTCTGGAAACGCGTTCCGCCTCATCACCAACAGACCATTCGCGAAAAGCAGTTGCGACTGAATTTCCTGGATATGGTCAGCATTGCCCGCGATGTGGCATCCGTCGCCGACTTGGAAATGCGGATGCAGGGCATCGTGCTGCTGGGGGCGTTTCTCAAGCTGACCCCGTTTTCTCAAGACGCCGCCATGTCCGATGACGAAGTTTACGCCGGTGTCGAAAAGGCCCTGCGAAAATATTTCGGTAAACGCGGCGAGCAAGTCGTGCAAGACAACCTGACCTGTGTCAAACGCGGCTACAGCGAGATGAATGAGGTCCCGCGGGACATCATCAACAACGGCCACCCCTGA
- a CDS encoding thiamine pyrophosphate-dependent enzyme, whose protein sequence is MATVDETATANMNEASERDPQNNNSYGTLVDAPYISVDLPILDVNDFNNRIIHGYEAGGAEKSLPADLTTARSLIPAGTATLRDFSYVAPEIPEYVTENCTGCMDCVTLCPDTAILGKVLAESTLEEKLAGLQDESERGMFEKQWSKTRKYYDGPKKKGKEGGRFAIIIDPSKCKGCAECVTVCDDLALKMVPKTEQVMTDIRKSHRMFKNIGPSDESYINDNLLIDMMLKEQTHIYTGGAGSCAGCGEGTALRMLCSATGNMHGDKWGIAAATGCNTVYTSTYPYNPYLVPWTNSLFENVAADAMGIRSRWDQMGWQDRPLWCVGGDGAMFDIGFQSLSRMLASGMNIKVFVLDTQVYSNTGGQASTATYAGQNTKMSIHGKLHAGKQERRKEIAQIAMMHPRTYVAQTTCAHTNHFYKSVIGALEFDGPAIINCYTTCQPEHGVADNMATDQARLAVDTRAFPLLIHDPTKGDTIKKRLSLQGNPSVKDDWWKNPKTKEVVDFIDFCRSEGRFSKHFDKDGNPSETLLASKEDRLENWHQLQELAGLR, encoded by the coding sequence ATGGCGACCGTCGACGAAACCGCCACCGCCAACATGAACGAGGCGAGTGAACGCGATCCGCAAAATAACAATTCCTACGGCACCCTGGTTGACGCTCCTTATATTTCTGTCGACCTGCCGATCCTGGATGTCAACGACTTCAACAATCGCATCATTCACGGCTACGAAGCGGGCGGCGCCGAAAAATCACTCCCCGCCGATTTAACAACCGCGCGCTCCTTGATTCCCGCCGGGACAGCTACTCTGCGCGACTTCAGCTATGTGGCCCCGGAAATCCCCGAATACGTCACAGAAAACTGCACCGGCTGCATGGATTGCGTGACACTTTGTCCCGATACGGCGATCCTGGGCAAGGTATTGGCCGAATCCACGTTGGAAGAGAAACTGGCCGGCCTCCAAGATGAGTCCGAACGCGGGATGTTTGAAAAACAATGGTCCAAGACACGCAAGTACTACGACGGCCCGAAAAAGAAGGGCAAGGAAGGCGGACGGTTTGCGATCATCATCGATCCCAGTAAGTGCAAAGGCTGCGCCGAATGCGTGACCGTCTGCGACGATTTAGCGCTTAAGATGGTCCCCAAGACCGAACAGGTGATGACCGACATTCGCAAAAGTCATCGCATGTTCAAAAACATCGGCCCCTCCGATGAGTCGTACATCAACGACAACCTGTTGATCGACATGATGCTCAAAGAACAGACGCACATTTATACAGGCGGCGCAGGATCCTGCGCCGGGTGCGGCGAAGGCACCGCCCTGCGGATGCTCTGCTCAGCGACCGGGAATATGCACGGCGACAAATGGGGCATCGCTGCCGCGACCGGCTGCAACACGGTCTATACGTCGACCTATCCGTATAACCCCTATCTCGTCCCTTGGACCAATTCCCTGTTCGAAAACGTGGCCGCCGATGCAATGGGCATCCGCAGCCGTTGGGATCAGATGGGTTGGCAAGACCGGCCCCTGTGGTGTGTGGGCGGCGACGGCGCGATGTTTGACATCGGCTTTCAGTCACTGTCACGGATGTTGGCCTCGGGGATGAACATCAAAGTCTTCGTGCTCGACACACAGGTCTATTCCAACACCGGTGGACAAGCATCGACGGCAACTTATGCCGGTCAAAACACAAAGATGTCCATTCACGGAAAACTACATGCCGGCAAACAGGAGCGCCGCAAGGAAATCGCGCAAATCGCCATGATGCACCCCCGCACCTATGTGGCACAAACCACCTGTGCGCATACCAATCACTTCTACAAATCGGTTATCGGCGCACTGGAGTTCGATGGTCCGGCGATCATCAATTGTTACACCACCTGCCAGCCCGAACATGGCGTTGCTGACAACATGGCCACCGACCAAGCGCGACTGGCGGTCGACACACGGGCCTTTCCGCTGTTGATTCACGATCCCACCAAAGGGGACACGATCAAAAAACGGTTGTCGCTGCAGGGCAATCCGTCCGTCAAAGACGATTGGTGGAAGAACCCCAAAACCAAAGAGGTCGTCGATTTCATCGACTTCTGCCGCAGCGAGGGACGCTTCTCGAAACACTTCGACAAAGACGGCAACCCGTCGGAGACGTTACTGGCATCCAAGGAAGACCGGCTAGAAAACTGGCACCAACTCCAAGAACTCGCCGGCCTCAGATAA